In one Rhopalosiphum padi isolate XX-2018 chromosome 3, ASM2088224v1, whole genome shotgun sequence genomic region, the following are encoded:
- the LOC132927739 gene encoding uncharacterized protein LOC132927739, with translation MVFSLVKLAYLECSAEQRLWYNSIPGPVVPVDVRDCCEYLIKARKLARLLTNSEQPDVCTIAADIGHVDCLRVAHVAGMPWNSHTMTAAGQSGNIECLSYAHQNGCETASVESMESVNGWNISTLQYTYAWQQDFDFPTNMCSLAARFGNVKVLKCLRELGLEWDVTTTAEAAGYNRLAYLHYARKNDCPWDETTCSAAAENGSLECLKYALRNGCPWNDDICTEAALRGHLNCLRYASRHGCPWDEQTCAAAALSGQLECLRYLHRNGCPWDARTCQAAALNGHYRSLKYAHRHGCELEVNTLFLALINVKMKCYNYALQNIIPPLPIQLRFGPEIFESDDD, from the coding sequence ATGGTGTTCAGTCTGGTGAAGCTGGCGTACCTAGAGTGCAGCGCCGAACAGCGGTTGTGGTATAACTCGATACCGGGACCCGTAGTGCCGGTCGACGTACGCGACTGTTGCGAATATCTGATTAAAGCCAGAAAATTGGCGCGGCTGTTGACGAACAGCGAGCAACCGGACGTGTGTACGATTGCCGCCGATATCGGGCACGTCGACTGTCTGCGAGTGGCGCACGTCGCGGGCATGCCGTGGAACTCGCACACCATGACCGCGGCCGGCCAGTCCGGCAACATCGAGTGCTTGAGTTACGCTCATCAGAACGGCTGCGAAACGGCCAGCGTGGAATCGATGGAGTCGGTCAACGGTTGGAATATCAGTACGTTGCAATACACGTACGCGTGGCAACAAGACTTCGATTTCCCGACCAACATGTGCTCGTTGGCCGCGCGTTTCGGCAACGTCAAGGTGTTGAAATGCCTGCGCGAGTTGGGCCTCGAGTGGGACGTCACTACGACCGCGGAGGCGGCGGGCTACAATCGTCTGGCGTACTTGCATTACGCGCGAAAAAACGACTGCCCGTGGGACGAAACGACGTGCTCCGCGGCCGCCGAGAACGGTAGCCTAGAATGCTTAAAATATGCTCTCCGAAACGGATGCCCGTGGAATGACGACATCTGCACGGAGGCCGCGTTGCGCGGACACCTCAATTGTTTGAGGTACGCCAGTCGGCATGGGTGCCCGTGGGACGAGCAGACGTGCGCCGCCGCCGCGTTGTCCGGCCAACTCGAGTGCTTAAGGTACTTGCACCGGAATGGGTGCCCGTGGGACGCTCGCACGTGCCAAGCCGCCGCGTTAAACGGCCATTACAGGAGCCTAAAATATGCACACCGGCACGGATGTGAATTGGAAGTAAATACACTCTTTTTGGCGCTCATCAACGTCAAGATGAAGTGTTATAATTACGCCCTCCAAAACATTATCCCGCCCTTGCCAATTCAGCTGCGCTTTGGCCCGGAAATATTTGAATCGGACGACGATTAA